TCGGTACCAAGCCCACCTACGGGACGGTGTCGCGCTTCGGGCTGGTGGCCTGCGCGTCGTCGCTGGATCAGGGTGGTCCGTGTGCCCGCACGGTGCTGGACACCGCGTTGCTGCACGAGGTCATCGCCGGCCACGACCCACGGGACTCGACCTCCATCGACGTGCCGGTGCGACCGGTGGTCGAGGCCGCCCGTCAGGGCGCGACCGGGGACCTGAAGGGGGTGCGCGTCGGTGTCGTCAAGGAATTGCACTCCGACAAGTACCAGGCCGGGGTCCTGTCGTCGTTCGATGCCGCTGTCGCTCAGCTCACCGAGCTGGGGGCGGAGGTCGTCGAGGTCTCGTGCCCGAGCTTCGATTACGCGCTCGCCTCGTACTACCTGATCCTGCCGAGCGAGGTGTCGTCGAACCTCGCTCGTTTCGATGCGATGCGGTACGGACTACGGGTCGACGAGCCGGGCATGAGCGCCGACCAGGTCATGGCGGCCACCCGCGAAGCGGGATTCGGACCGGAGGTCAAGCGCCGCATCATGATCGGCACGTACGCGCTGTCCGCCGGATACTACGACGCGTACTACGGCCAGGCGCTCAAGGTGCGCAGCCTGATCGCGCAGGACTTCGACCGCGCCTACGAACAGGTCGACGTCCTGGTGTCGCCGACCAGCCCGTTCACGCCCTGGAAGCTCGGGGAGAAGGTCGACGATCCGCTGGCGATGTACCTGTCCGATCTCTGCACGCTGCCGACGAACCTCGCCGGCCACTGCGCGATGTCGGTGCCCTCGGGGCTGTCCGAGGACGACGGCCTGCCGGTGGGACTGCAGATCCTCGCTCCGGCCCTGGCCGACGAGCGGCTCTACCGGGTGGGTGCGGCGTTCGAGGCCGCCCGCGGACCGATCGGGTTGCCTGCCTGAACCTCGGCTCCGCCCGGAGCCGCTGCGGGATTCGTGTCGGCGCAGACGGGGAGCTCGGTGCCCTGGTCGCTGCCGTACCGGTGCCCGTGGCCGGCGGGCACCGACAGCGCGGTCGCCAGGTCGAGGCTGGTCTGGAGGAAACTGATCCCGGGGATCCAGGAGGGCCGGGGCGCGTCCGTCCGGGTTCCCGTGAGATCCGGTGCGCGCCAGAGGAGCTGGGGCGACCAGTGCACCACGGGGTCGGAAGAGTTGGCGAGTACCGTCGCGTCCGGCGTGCGGACGGATCCGGCCGGCGGACCGGCCCACAGTGCGCCACAGACCAGTTCGTTCACGTCCCGGCCGTCGGAGACGGCATCGTCCGCCGAGCCGTCGAAGACGGCGTCGTCCGCCGAGCCGTCGAAGACGGCGTTGCCGCCGACGGCTCCGAGGCTCTGGCCGTACACGTACAGGTCCGGCCGGTCGCCCGCGGGCAGGGTTCCGATGTGTGTGGCCACGGCATGGAACAGGGCTCGCGCCGAGGTGTCGGCCGCGGAGCGGTCGAACAGGAAGGTGACCCAGCTCGGTGCCACCGAGTACTGCATGCCGACGATCGCGACGTCCCCGGCGAAGCGCTCCTCGAACCCGGACGCGGCGTTCGCGTCGATCCAGCCGGATCCGGTCGGTACGGCCACCACCACGGCAGAGCGATCGAACCCGCCTGCGCGACTCAGTTCCGCCACGGCGAGCGCGGCGCGTTCGTCGACGTCGGGTGCCGATTCGAGACCGACATAGGTGCGTACCGCGGTATCGCCGTCGCTGACGAATCGGCGGCCCTGGGTGCCGAGCGATTCCCAGCTGACCCGGGATTCCGACGCGCCGGACAGGGTTGCCGACGCCGGCCGCGGCAGTGAGAGGTCGACGACCGAGTTCGCGGCACCGTAGGAGCGGGTGAACTGGTCCCACACCATCGGGCCGACGAACAGTTGGATCGTCACCGCGGAGACGGCGAGAGCGCTCGCGGAGCCCAGCGGTCCGAGGTGCCGGGCGACCCGGGCGACCCCCAGTCCCGTCGCACGCAGCGCCACGAACGTCGTGGCGGCGACCGCCGTCACGGTGAGCCAGTGCGCCGGCCCGGTGACCGGCAGGCCCATCGCCTGCCGGATGCCGTCCTGCCAGTGATCGGCGGCGAGGAGTATCGGACCGACACCCGCAGCCGCGGCGAGCAGAGCCAGCACCCGCGTGGACTGCCGCGAGCGTGGCAGCCACCCGATCCGCCGGGTCACCGGCCGGGTGGCGGCCAACGGAAGCAGCACCAGCGCGGCGAGAGCCCCGGTGAACAATCCCTGCAGGACCGGTCCGCGCGGCAGCAGTCCGGGAGCGAGGGAGGCGGCGACGGCGAGGAGCACGACGACGGTCGTCCCGGCGCGCGGCAGTCGTACGGACGCGGCAGCGCTGTGCGGAAGTCGCGCGGCCGGCTGCGCGGTCACGCCGTCACCGCCGCTGCGGAGTAGGACGCGGGAACGGCCTGCGGACGCCGTCGCCCGAGAGCGCCTCGGAGGGCGATCACCCCGAGAGCGGCCGCTCCACCGCCGAGCACGACCGCCGTGCCGGTCTCGTCGACCGGGGTGACGTAACCCTGCCGCCACGAGTTGCCACCGACCGCGGTGATCGCGACGTCCGCCATCGCCGAGCAGAAGGCCCGTGATCGTGGATCGGCGCGGACCTCGCAGGCAGCGTGCATGTCGGCGTCGAGCCGCTCGTCCAGGCTGCGCCTCGCCCACGGGCCGAGTTCGCCGCCGGATTCGCGCGCATAGCGCAGCAGGTCGTAGCCGAGGTCGTGGACCTTGCAGGCCGTGTCGAACTCGCCGGGAAGCGGTACCGGAGAGGAGCAGTCGCCGTACGGGTTGGCGAGCGTGCCGTCCACGGTGCGGGGGCGATAACCCATCACCGCGGCGAAGTCGCCGGGCACCGCGTCGGCGGCACGGCTGTCCCCGGCCGCGAGCGCCTGCACTGCCTGGGCAGCGGCCGGGTTTTCCCCTTCTCCGGCTGCAGCTCCGGCCCCGGTGTCCGCACCCGCCGCCGTTCCGCCGGCGACGACCGTTGCCGCTCCGAGTACCGCAAGCGCCGTCGCTGCTCTTCTCCACACTCTCCCCGTTGTCATGGATTCGACGCTAGAAACGCCCGGTACCTCCCCACATCACCCGCGGGAGCGGTTCCGCGGCACCGTGCCGGGGGCAGGCGGACGGGTCTCTGATACCTGGGTGGCAGGGCAAGTTCACCCGTGGGTATGAGGACGCGCAGCGGCTGGACTTCCTAGGGTCGAGGCGTGAAGAAGTATGTGCGAAGCGCCGCGCGGTCACTGTCGGTGTCGCAGTGGGTCAACATCGTCATCCTGCTCGTCACCGCGATCCTGTACGCGGTGGCGTGGCCGACCCTGCACGTCACCCACGAGGTTCCCGCGCCGGTGCAGCCGATCGTCGGCGCGCTGGCGGCGTGGCCGTTCATCCTCATCCGCGCGAATCCGGCTCTCGGGTGGGCGATATCGGCGGTGGCCGCGCTGGTGATCCCACGAGTGTTCGAGCACGTCCCCGGATCCGACTATCACTACCCGTGGCAGGTCGTGCACATCATCGTGATCATGTGCCTGCTGGCGGCCGTCGCGTTGCGCGCCGCCGTCCCGATCGTCGCGGTGGCATGGGCGTCGACCGTGTTGCTCTTCTTCGCGGACACGCCGGGTGAGGACGGGCGGGGATGGGCCGTGGGACTCACCGCCCTGGTCGCGTTCTGTCTGCTGATCCGGTGGCTGGTGCTCTCGCGGCGTCAGCTCGCCCGCAAGGAGGAGGAGAACGAACTCGAGCGAGCGCGCAGGACGATTCTCGAGGAGCGCACCCGCATCGCTCGCGACCTGCACGACGTGGTCGCCCATCACATGTCGATGGTCGTGGTGCAGGCCCAGAGCGCGCCGTACCGGATTCCCGACGTGTCCGACGAGGTCCGTGCCGAGTTCGAATCGATCGGTGCGTCGGGCCGTGCCGCGCTCAACGAGATTCGCGGAATGCTCGGTGTGCTGCGCAGCGACGGTCAGCTCGCGGAGCATGCACCGCAGCCCGGACTCGGGCAGGTCGACGAACTGTTCGAGGCGACCCGCAGAGCCGGGATACCGTTGCAGGTCAGCGTCACCGGTGATCCCGTCGGCCTCTCGGAGGCGACCGGTCTGGTGGTGTACCGGATCCTGCAGGAATCTCTGGCCAATGCCGCCCGTCATGCGCCGGGTGCGCAGATCGTCGTCGACGTCTCCTACACGGACCCGGTGTCCGTCATCGTCGCGAACGGTCCGTCGCCGAGTTCGCATCCGCCGGCGCATCCGGAGTCTGCGGGCGGACACGGCATCGTCGGTATGCGCGAGCGCGCTCGCGCCGTCGGTGCGCTGTTCTCCGCCGGTCCGGACGGCAAGGGGGGCTTCATGGTCCGCGCAGAGTTTCCCGGACTCTCCGCCTAGGCTGGGGCGGTGGCGATCACCGTTTTCATCGCAGACGACCAGGCGATGGTCCGGCAGGGCTTCGGGGCCCTGCTGGCCGCGCAGCCGGACATCACCGTCATCGGGGACGCGCCGGACGGCCGGAGCGCGGTCCGCGAGGTCGAGCGGTTGCGCCCGGATGTCGTCCTCATGGATGTGCGGATGCCGGAGCTCAACGGGCTCGATGCCGCTCGGGAGATCCTCGCCTCCCGGTTCGATCCACCGGTACGGGTCCTGATGCTCACCACCTTCGACATCGACGACTACGTGTACGAGGCGCTGTCGATCGGTGCCAGCGGGTTCATGCTCAAGGATGCGCCTGCGGAGGAACTGATCCGGGCGGTGCACGTCGTCGCGGACGGGGAGGCTCTGCTCGCGCCGACGGTCACGCGCCGTCTGATCGCGCAGGTCACGGCGCGGCGGACGCCGGCACGGCGCGAGCCCGCGGCGCTGGGCGCCCTGACGCCCCGGGAACGGGAAGTGCTCGAGCTGATCGCGCGGGGGCTGTCGAACACCGAGATCGCCGAACATCTGTTCGTCGCCGAGCAGACGGTGAAGACTCACGTGGGCAAGGTGTTGTCGAAACTCGGACTGCGCGATCGGGCACAGGCGGTCGTGCTGGCGTACGAGTCGGGTGTCGTCACGCCCGGGTAGACCGTCGAGCTCGTCGCGCGGCGGGAACGGCCGCCAGGCGATACGTTCGAGACAGCGGCCGGGTCGGGTCGCGGCAACTGGACACGACGTGCGGACGGCGGGTACCCGAATGCGTATAGGAATCCTCACCGGTGGCGGCGACTGCCCGGGCCTGAACGCGGTGATCCGCGCGGTGGTGCGGACCGCGGAGGGGCGGTACGGAAGCACGGTCGTCGGCTTCCGCGACGGCTGGCGCGGTCTGCTCGAGGATCGCAAGATCAAACTCGCCGACGACGAGCGCACCGATCGGATCCTCACCCGTGGCGGCACGATCCTCGGCACGGCGCGGGTCAACCCCGACAAGCTGCGCGCCGGGCTCGATCAGATCCGTCGGACGCTCGACGACAACGGGATCGAGGCACTCGTCCCGATCGGCGGCGAGGGGACCCTGACCGCGGCGAACTGGCTGTCCGAAGCCGGGGTCCCGGTGGTCGGTGTCCCGAAGACGATCGACAACGACATCGACTGCACCGACGTGACGTTCGGATTCGACACCGCACTGTCGGTGGCCTCCGACGCGATCGACCGGTTGCACACCACCGCGGAGTCGCACCAGCGCGTGATGCTGGTGGAGGTGATGGGGCGGCACGCCGGGTGGATCGCGCTGGGTTCCGGGCTCGCAACGGGCGCGCACCTGACGTTGGTGCCCGAGGTCCCGTTCGATGTCGGCGAGGTCTGCGACATGATCAAGAAGCGGTTCCAGCGCGGCGATTCCCACTTCATCTGCGTCGTCGCCGAGGGCGCGACTCCGATCCCCGAATCCATGACGCTGCGTGAGGGCGGCATCGACGAGTTCGGTCACAAGATCTTCACCGGCGTCGCCCAGCAACTCGGCGAGGAGATCGCGCGGCGGATCGGCAAGGAAACCCGGACGACTGTGCTCGGGCACGTGCAGCGCGGCGGCACACCCACCCCGCACGACCGGGTGCTGGCGACGCGGTTCGGGGTGCATGCCGCGGACGCCGTTCACCGGGGCGACTTCGGTCAGATGGTGGCCCTGCACGGGACGGCGATCGAGCTGGTCTCCCTCGCGGACGCCACCCGCCGTCTCAAGACGGTGCCGCCGGAGCGATACGCCGAGGCCGCTGCGTTCTTCGGCTGAGCGTCCGGTCGAAGACCGCACCGACCGCGCCCGACGGGACCGCCTAAAATCATCGACATGACTGCCCTGGATGCACCGGCCCTCCTCGCCTACGACGATGTGCTCGCCACATACGAGCCGGTACTCGGCATGGAGGTGCACGTCGAACTGGGCACTGGCACCAAGATGTTCTGCGGATGCCCGACGGCGTTCGGCGCCGAGCCCAACACGCAGGTGTGCCCGGTGTGCCTCGGTCTCCCCGGCTCGCTGCCGGTGGTCAACGAGGCTGCCGTGGAGTCGGCGATCCGGATCGGGCTCGCGCTGAACTGTTCGATCACCCCGTGGGGCAGGTTCGCGCGCAAGAACTACTTCTACCCCGACCAGCCGAAGAACTACCAGATCTCGCAGTACGACGAGCCGATCGCCACCGACGGCCACCTCGACGTGGTTCTAGACGACGGCACCACCTGGCGGGTGGAGATCGAGCGCGCCCACATGGAAGAGGACACCGGAAAGTCGCTGCACGTCGGTGGCGCCACCGGACGGATCCACGGCGCGAGTCACTCGCTGCTCGACTACAACCGGGCCGGGGTACCGCTGGTGGAGATCGTCACCCGGCCGATCACCGGTGCCGGTGCCCGCGCTCCCGAGGTGGCCCGCGCCTACGTGACGGCCCTGCGCGACCTGCTGAAGGCGCTCGACGTGTCCGATGTGCGGATGGACCAGGGCTCGCTGCGCTGTGACGCGAACGTCTCGCTCATGCCGATCGGCGCCGACGTGTTCGGTACCCGGACCGAGACGAAGAACGTCAACTCGCTCAAGAGCGTGGAGGTCGCCGTCCGCTACGAGATGTGCCGGCAGGGCGCGGTGCTCGAGGCCGGTGGCGAGATCGTGCAGGAGACCCGGCACTTCCACGAGTCGGACGGCACGACGTCCCCGGGCCGCCGCAAGGAGACCGCGGAGGACTACCGGTACTTCCCGGAGCCCGATCTGGAGCCCGTGGCACCGAGTGAGGAACTCGTCGAACGGCTCCGGGGGACTCTCCCGGAACTCCCGTGGCTGCGTCGCGCCAGGATCCAGGCCGAGTGGGAGGTCTCCGACGAGGTCATGCGGGATCTGGTCAACGCCGGCGCCCTCGACCTCGTCATCGCGACCGTCGACGCCGGTGCACCGTCCGCCGCCGCTCGCTCGTGGTGGGTGTCCTACCTCGCCCAGCAGGCGAACACCCGCGGCGTCGAACTCGCCGATCTGCCCATCACCCCGGCCCAGGTGGCCAAGGTGATCGAGTTCGTCGAGAACGGCACGCTGAACAACAAGGTGGCGCGCCAACTGGTCGATCACGTGCTCGCGGGCGAGGGGGAGCCGGAGGAGATCGTCGTCGCGCGCGAGATGGTCGTCGAGCGGGACGACTCCAAGCTTCAGGCAGAGGTCGACAAGGCACTCGAAGCCAATCCGGACATCGCCGAGAAGATCCGGTCCGGCAAGGTCGCGGCGGCGGGCAAGATCGTCGGTGACGTGATGAAGGCGACGCGCGGTCAGGCGGACCCGGCCCGGGTCAAGGAACTCGTCCTGCAGGCCTGCAGCTGAGACGGCCCGCCCGGCTCCGCGTGAGGGGGAGCCGGCCGGGCCGCGGCGGTCAGTCCGCGCTGCCTCCGCCGGCGGGCATGGGCATCTTGACGACCCTGTCGTCGGTGGGCGTGGGCGCACCGTCGGTCTTGTTCGCGGTGCTCGCCCAGACGTGGCCGTCGGGGGCGATCGCGGCGCCCTCGAGGCGTCCGTAGCGATCCTGTGCGAGCTGCGCCGGTGCGGCGGTCACCGCTCCCGACCCCGGATCGGCGGTGAGCGCGGTCATGGCCTGGCCGGCGGACAGGGACACGGCGACGACGTCCTCGGCCGCCACGCACCCACCGACGCCGGGCCGGTCCTGCCAGGTCCACACCGTGGCGGGCAGGCCGCCCTCGGCCGGTATCCGCTGCAGCCGGTCCTCGAGCGCCGTGCGATCGGTCATCCACACCGCGATCCCGGGATCGACACAGAGTCCGCCCGCGTTGCCGATGCCGGATGCGACGACCTCGGGTGCGGGGGCGCCTCCCGGATCGAACGAGCGCAGACGCAGCAGTTTTCCCGCGAGCGACCCCGGGTCGGCCGCCGCCGCCGGATTACCGGTGTCGCCGGTCAGCACCATCAGCTCGTGCGGGGAGGCGAACTCGAGGGCTCCACGGTTTCCGTTGGCGCCCTTGGGTATTCCGCCGAGTACGACCTTGGGGGTGTCGCCGGGGGCGATGCGCACCACGCGATTGTCCGAGCCGGTGGTGACGTAGGCGTAGAGCAGATTGTCCTCGACGAAGCTCGGCGAGAGCGCGATGTCGAGTAGTCCGCCGTCCGAGCCGCCGTCGACGTCCACTCGTGCGATCTCACGGGGTTCCTGCTCGGGCCGCACTTCGAGGATGCGGCCGGTGCGCCGTTCGGCGACGAGCGCGCTCTGGGCGTCGGGCAGGACGACCAGGCCACCGGTGGTGTCGAGGCACGTCGCCACGACACTCGGGTCCGGGTCGTCGCAGGGACCCAGCGGACCCGGCGGAGGCGGTGGTGCCGACGTGTCCGGCGTGGGCGCCTCGGGACGGACGTCCGCTCCGGACTGCGGGGACGGCTCGGGAGTGAAGGGAGAGGACGTCGAATCGTCGAACCGGGCACACCCCGCGACCAGCACCGCCGCTGCGCACACCGCCACCAGGGGCGCCCACCGTTTCCCGACCGCTTTCATGGTGCAGACGTTACGTAACGATTCGTCGTCACCGCCACGCCGGGCGTATTTGACGAGGTAGCACCCGGCGGAGGCCTACCCTGAGGAGGTGAGTGACGAGCGGAACGAACGGCCGAACAGCCCGGAGCCCGGGCTCAGTCCCTTCGACGATCAGCCGACGGAGAACCTGTCCGCCGGTTACACCGACGACCTGACCCGCCCTCTGGCCGACCCGGGGCCCACGGCCGACGATCTGGCCGCGCCCACCGAACGGATCTCGACGTACGACCAGATCGCGCCCCCACCGGTCGTGCCTCCCGTCGCGGCCCAGGAGCCGCCGGCTGCGGCGCCGGTGGAGGAGCCGCGTGCGCGGCGCGGCACTCTCGACCTCGGGCTGCTCGTGCTCCGGGTGGTCGTCGGGGTGACGCTCCTGGTCCACGGTCTGCAGAAACTCACCGGCGTCTGGAACGGGCCCGGCCTCGGCGGATTCGAGGACACCCTGGTCGAGGCAGGTTTCGACCAGGCCCGGCTGTTGGCGATCCTGGGCGCGGTCGGCGAGGTCGCGGCCGGGTCGCTGCTGGTACTCGGGCTGCTGACTCCGTGGGCCGCGGCCGCCGCACTCGCGATCATGATCAACGCGTGGGCATTTCGTCAGGCTGCCGAGCCCGGACTCGCGTATTTCGCTCCCGACGGCGTCGAGTACGAGACGCTCCTCGGGGTGTGTGCCGCGGTGATCGTGCTCACCGGCCCCGGACGTATCGCGATCGACGGTCGCCGTGGATGGGCGACCAGACCGCGAGTCGGTTCCCTCGTCGTCCTCCTGCTGGGAATCGCGGCAGGCGTCTGTGTCTGGATCTTCCTCAACGGGACGAACCCGCTCGTCCGCTGACCGCGCTCCCTGGGGATTGGCGGGCGGAACGAGAGCGGGTGTCGTCAGGGGACGTAGCGGACGGCGCCCTTGTCGGCGGATGTCGCGAGGGCGGCGTAGGCACGCAGGGCCGTGGTCACCGTGCGCTGGCGGTCCACCGGCTGCCACGGACGCTCCGACGCCTCCATCTTCGCGCGGCGCTCGGCGAGGACGGCGTCGTCGACGAGGACCTCGAGAGTGCGCGTCGCGACATCGATGCGGATCTGGTCGCCGTTCTCGATCAGGCCGATCACGCCGCCACTCGCCGCCTCGGGCGAGACGTGGCCGATCGACAATCCGGACGTGCCGCCGGAGAACCGGCCGTCGGTGACGAGCGCGCACTTCTTGCCCAGCCCGGCACCCTTGAGGAATGCGGTGGGATGGAGCATCTCCTGCATGCCCGGGCCACCCGACGGGCCCTCGTAGCGGACGACGACGACGTCACCGGCCTGCACCTTCTTGCCGAGGATGACCGAGACCGCCTCTTCCTGGGATTCGACGACCAGCGCCGGACCCTGGAAGGAGAACAGGTCCTCGTCGATTCCGGCCGTCTTGAGGATCGCGCCGTCGGGTGCGATGTTGCCACGCAGCACGCACAGGCCACCCTCCACCGTGTACGCGTGCTCGAGGTCGCGGATGCATCCGCCCTCGGCGTCGGTGTCCAGGGACGACCATCGATTCTCCGTGGAGAACGGCTCGGTGGTGCGCACCCCTCCCGGCGCAGCATGGAAGAGCTCGAACGCCTCCTCGGATGCCTTGCCGGAACGGATGTCCCAGGTGTCGAGCCACTCGCCGAAGTCCTTGGTGTGCACCGTGTGCACGTCCTCCTCGAGTAGGCCCGCACGGCGCAGCTCACCGAGGATGGCGGGGATTCCGCCGGCCCGGTGCACGTCCTCCATGTGGTAGTCCGAGTTGGGGGAGACCTTGGACAGGCACGGGACGCGCCGGCTGATCTCGTCGATGGTCTCGAGATCGAAGTCCACCTCGCCCTCCTGGGCGGCGGCGAGGGTGTGCAGGACGGTGTTGGTGGACCCGCCCATCGCGACGTCGAGTGCCATCGCGTTCCGGAAAGCCTTGGCGGACGCGATGTTGCGGGGGAGGACGGACTCGTCCTCGTCGCGGTAGTAGCGCAGCGCGGCGTCCACCACGGTCGTGCCCGCGCGGGTGAACAGGGCGCGCCGGGCCTCGTGGGTGGCGAGCGTGGAGCCGTTGCCGGGCAGCGACAGTCCGAGTGCCTCGGTGAGGCAGTTCATCGAGTTCGCGGTGAACATGCCCGAGCACGATCCACAGGTCGGACAGGCGCTGCGCTCGACCTCGTCGAGTCCCGCATCGCTGACCGCGTCGTTCGCGCTGGCCGAGATCGCGGTGACGAGGTCGGTGGGAGCCTGGGCCACGCCGCCCACCACCACGGCCTTCCCGGCTTCCATCGGGCCACCCGAGACGAAGACGGCCGGGATGTTCAGGCGCATGGCGGCGTTGAGCATTCCGGGCGTGATCTTGTCGCAGTTCGAGATGCACACCAGGGCATCCGCCGTATGGGCGTTGGCCATGTATTCCACCGAGTCCGCGATGATCTCGCGGCTGGGCAGTGAGTAGAGCATGCCGCCGTGGCCCATCGCGATGCCGTCGTCGACCGCGATGGTGTGGAACTCGCGGGGGACACCGCCGGCTGCACGAACCGCGTCCGCGACGATGTCGCCGACGTTCTTCAGGTGGACGTGGCCGGGTACGAACTGGGTGTAGGAGTTCGCGATGGCGACGATCGGCTTCCCGAAGTCGGAGTCGGTCATTCCGGTTGCGCGCCAGAGCGCGCGGGCGCCGGCGGCATTGCGGCCGGCGGTGGTGGTGCGTGACCTCAACGGGGGCATGGATGGCTTCCTTGATGGGCTGGTGGGACTGCTTATCTCACGCTACTCGCGTGTCAGCGGTCGTCTTCGGCGGGCTGGTGCTCCTCCGCCTCGGCCGCCGCCGCGTAGGGGTCCGGGATCCGCCCGTCGCTGGCGAGGGACAGCACCGGAAGGTGGGCGAAGGTGACGACCGGGAGCACCGTCTCGCCGCCGTCGGTGAGTTCCGCGCGTGCCCACCCGCGGTTCGTGAAACGCACACCCTTGATGCGGTCCCAGTCGAGGTGGGTGGATCCGAACAGGCGGCGGGTGTCCACTCCGTCGGGTCCGACGGTGGTGCGTACGCGCGCCACCCAGATCACCGCGACGATCGGTGCGAGCAGCAGCCATCCCCAGACGGCGGGTGCGGCGAACACCGGAAAGGTCACCGCGAACAGCAGAAACGCGCATCCGATGTACGAGAGCGGCGATATCCGGATGACCTGCCGCGACGACAGGGCGGTGTGGGATGATGACTGTGGTGGCACGGGCTGCTGCGAAGTGGACACCTCTCCATCTTCGCATTGCAGCCGACGCATCTCATATTCTGGGACGGCCAACTCACCAAGTTGACTGTTCGCTATCCACGCGCCTACCGTCGAGCGCGTGAAACAGAATGGGTTGCTCGTAATCGGCCGGCGCGTCGTCGCCTGAGTCGATACCTTCAACTCGCCAGATCGACGCGCCACCCTCGTACAGCTGCTGCTGACGGGGGTTTTTTGTTGCCCGGAGTCAGAACGCATGCCCGAACGCCCGAAGGAATTCCAGTGAG
This genomic interval from Rhodococcus triatomae contains the following:
- the ilvD gene encoding dihydroxy-acid dehydratase, whose amino-acid sequence is MPPLRSRTTTAGRNAAGARALWRATGMTDSDFGKPIVAIANSYTQFVPGHVHLKNVGDIVADAVRAAGGVPREFHTIAVDDGIAMGHGGMLYSLPSREIIADSVEYMANAHTADALVCISNCDKITPGMLNAAMRLNIPAVFVSGGPMEAGKAVVVGGVAQAPTDLVTAISASANDAVSDAGLDEVERSACPTCGSCSGMFTANSMNCLTEALGLSLPGNGSTLATHEARRALFTRAGTTVVDAALRYYRDEDESVLPRNIASAKAFRNAMALDVAMGGSTNTVLHTLAAAQEGEVDFDLETIDEISRRVPCLSKVSPNSDYHMEDVHRAGGIPAILGELRRAGLLEEDVHTVHTKDFGEWLDTWDIRSGKASEEAFELFHAAPGGVRTTEPFSTENRWSSLDTDAEGGCIRDLEHAYTVEGGLCVLRGNIAPDGAILKTAGIDEDLFSFQGPALVVESQEEAVSVILGKKVQAGDVVVVRYEGPSGGPGMQEMLHPTAFLKGAGLGKKCALVTDGRFSGGTSGLSIGHVSPEAASGGVIGLIENGDQIRIDVATRTLEVLVDDAVLAERRAKMEASERPWQPVDRQRTVTTALRAYAALATSADKGAVRYVP
- a CDS encoding PH domain-containing protein; amino-acid sequence: MSTSQQPVPPQSSSHTALSSRQVIRISPLSYIGCAFLLFAVTFPVFAAPAVWGWLLLAPIVAVIWVARVRTTVGPDGVDTRRLFGSTHLDWDRIKGVRFTNRGWARAELTDGGETVLPVVTFAHLPVLSLASDGRIPDPYAAAAEAEEHQPAEDDR